A single window of Fischerella sp. PCC 9605 DNA harbors:
- a CDS encoding NAD(P)/FAD-dependent oxidoreductase, producing the protein MREILYLEIPTPDTSAVRKWLQADFEPVIGEKVPTKDGFRLRMIENTPNQQIIPEKLPTELSVFVWSLQRTTYLKVFRWSEQPFPQEEQILKTLTASIRSRFPHQYPEPPAIDLSKQSIFEALAPYYPLTVKYFQKMPNGEYDLKRVYWWEQRWRQGVRNPQKPRQVVFSHKGDGEIRENSLPTTPPPHHPTYDLIYVGGALGVIHAAVMAKLGYKVLLVERLPFGRMNREWNISRDEIQCLINLGLLTPAEVESIIAREYKDGFNKFFDAYIPQKLRAPILHTPTVLNLGLDSEKLLQLCGQKLRAAGGEIWDETEFIRADIYTSEVVVTVKDLSNQTDKQASGRLLVDAMGTASPIAWQLNGGRAFDSVCPTVGAVIERGFEPGVWDAQYGDVLNSHGDISRGRQLIWELFPGADEELTIYLFHYHEVNPHNPGSLLEMYEDFFTILPEYRRCDMDKLVWKKPTFGYIPGHFSVGSSDRTVAFDRLIAIGDAASLQSPLVFTGFGSLVRNLERLTTLLDIALKHDLLTLRHLNRIRAFQNNIAVTWMFSKGMMVPTGKFLPPERINTMLNNFFGLLVDEPPQVADDFIKDRFDLATFNRLALKAAKKNPALLLWIWELAGGKDLLRWLGNYFDFIRHSTVSALLSGWLPKFLHRNGQWLENRYPALYLQLLAINYALTTGKGRSEIKKVHTQESKVHSQKSIVKSP; encoded by the coding sequence ATGAGAGAGATACTTTACTTAGAAATTCCCACTCCGGATACATCAGCAGTACGCAAATGGTTGCAAGCTGATTTTGAACCAGTAATCGGTGAAAAAGTGCCAACAAAAGATGGCTTTCGCCTGAGAATGATTGAAAATACACCAAATCAACAAATTATTCCGGAAAAATTACCCACTGAACTTTCTGTTTTTGTTTGGTCACTACAGCGCACAACTTATTTGAAAGTGTTTCGCTGGTCAGAGCAACCGTTTCCGCAAGAAGAGCAAATTCTCAAAACACTCACTGCTAGCATTAGAAGCCGCTTTCCCCATCAATATCCCGAACCACCAGCAATTGACTTATCCAAGCAATCGATTTTTGAAGCACTAGCCCCCTATTATCCCCTCACCGTCAAGTATTTTCAGAAAATGCCCAACGGAGAGTATGACCTCAAGCGGGTGTACTGGTGGGAGCAACGCTGGCGTCAAGGCGTGCGGAATCCTCAGAAGCCGCGTCAGGTGGTGTTTTCTCACAAGGGAGATGGGGAGATAAGGGAAAATAGTCTCCCCACCACCCCACCACCTCACCACCCTACCTACGACTTAATCTATGTGGGCGGTGCACTTGGTGTCATTCATGCAGCTGTGATGGCAAAGCTGGGCTATAAAGTGCTGCTTGTGGAACGATTGCCTTTTGGACGCATGAACCGAGAATGGAATATTTCCCGCGATGAAATTCAATGCTTAATTAACCTTGGTTTGCTGACACCCGCAGAGGTAGAATCAATTATTGCACGCGAGTACAAAGACGGATTTAATAAATTTTTTGATGCTTATATTCCACAAAAGCTAAGAGCGCCTATTTTGCATACTCCAACAGTGCTAAATTTGGGGTTGGATTCTGAAAAATTGCTGCAACTATGCGGGCAAAAGCTACGAGCAGCAGGTGGTGAAATCTGGGATGAAACTGAGTTTATCAGAGCAGATATTTATACATCAGAAGTTGTCGTTACAGTTAAAGACTTAAGCAATCAAACTGACAAGCAAGCGAGTGGACGATTGCTGGTGGATGCGATGGGAACGGCCTCACCAATCGCATGGCAATTGAATGGTGGTCGTGCTTTTGACAGTGTCTGTCCGACAGTAGGAGCGGTGATTGAGCGTGGATTTGAGCCGGGAGTGTGGGATGCTCAGTATGGGGATGTTCTCAACAGTCACGGCGATATTTCTCGGGGACGGCAGTTAATTTGGGAATTGTTTCCTGGTGCGGATGAAGAACTGACAATTTATTTGTTTCATTACCACGAAGTTAATCCCCACAACCCTGGTTCATTGTTGGAAATGTACGAGGACTTTTTCACGATTTTGCCAGAGTATCGGCGCTGCGACATGGACAAGCTAGTCTGGAAAAAGCCGACATTTGGATATATACCTGGACATTTTAGCGTCGGAAGTAGCGATCGCACAGTAGCATTTGATCGATTAATTGCCATTGGTGATGCTGCATCACTCCAGTCTCCTCTGGTTTTCACGGGATTTGGTTCCCTAGTTCGCAACTTGGAACGCCTTACCACTCTTTTAGATATTGCTCTCAAACATGACTTGCTAACTTTGCGCCACTTAAACCGAATTCGTGCCTTCCAAAATAATATTGCCGTGACTTGGATGTTTTCCAAAGGCATGATGGTTCCCACTGGTAAATTTCTACCACCAGAACGCATCAACACTATGTTGAATAACTTCTTCGGGTTGTTGGTAGACGAACCCCCACAAGTAGCAGATGACTTTATTAAAGATAGATTCGATTTGGCAACTTTTAATCGGTTAGCACTGAAAGCAGCCAAGAAAAATCCAGCATTACTACTATGGATTTGGGAACTCGCTGGTGGTAAGGATTTGCTGCGTTGGTTAGGTAACTATTTTGACTTTATCCGCCATAGTACAGTCAGTGCTTTACTGAGTGGATGGTTGCCAAAATTTCTCCATCGGAATGGTCAGTGGTTGGAAAACCGCTATCCGGCATTGTACTTGCAGTTATTAGCAATTAACTACGCCTTGACCACAGGCAAAGGACGCTCAGAAATAAAAAAAGTCCACACTCAAGAGTCAAAAGTCCATAGTCAAAAGTCCATAGTCAAAAGTCCATAG
- a CDS encoding TIGR03943 family putative permease subunit — protein MTTISNRKSKISKLLLPWLDILAITAWGILLLKYWLTNELNLLIHPNYFGLVIVAAFGLLVISIFKIKELLQRRRYDMTANIQHISLFPPGWGSALLLVAAIFGFIFTPQVFASDKALQRDFSELLGSTRVKPQAFRASVVPEERSLVDWVRMLNVYPEPDRYQGNKVKVQGFVIHPPELETEYIFLARFVLTCCAADAYPVGLPVKLKESREQYPPDTWLEVEGQMVTETITGKRQLTIAANSLKKIPQPKNPYSY, from the coding sequence ATGACCACAATTTCAAATCGTAAATCGAAAATTTCAAAGTTGTTACTTCCCTGGCTGGATATTTTGGCAATCACAGCTTGGGGAATTTTGCTATTGAAATACTGGTTAACTAACGAGCTAAATTTGTTAATTCATCCGAATTATTTTGGATTAGTAATTGTGGCTGCATTCGGTTTGCTAGTTATCAGTATCTTCAAAATCAAAGAACTTTTGCAGCGGCGTCGCTACGATATGACTGCAAACATCCAACATATAAGTTTATTCCCTCCTGGATGGGGCAGTGCTTTGCTTTTAGTGGCAGCAATTTTTGGATTCATTTTTACACCACAAGTTTTTGCGAGTGACAAAGCACTGCAACGTGATTTTAGTGAGTTATTGGGTTCAACGCGCGTCAAACCACAAGCGTTTCGTGCTTCCGTCGTTCCTGAGGAGCGATCGCTCGTAGACTGGGTACGTATGCTCAATGTCTATCCAGAACCAGATAGATATCAAGGCAATAAAGTTAAGGTACAGGGATTTGTCATTCACCCACCGGAACTAGAAACAGAGTATATATTCCTAGCACGATTTGTTCTCACTTGCTGCGCCGCAGACGCCTATCCCGTCGGATTGCCCGTCAAATTAAAAGAAAGCCGCGAACAGTATCCGCCTGATACCTGGCTAGAAGTGGAAGGACAGATGGTTACAGAAACAATCACAGGTAAGCGCCAACTTACTATCGCTGCCAACTCCTTGAAAAAAATTCCTCAACCAAAAAATCCCTATAGTTATTAG
- a CDS encoding permease yields the protein MNKLNNGFTLFLSLLVEAMPFVLLGVLFSSLLLFFVDERKLVEKMPKNPLLGALVGSMVGFLFPVCECGNVPVARRLLMQKVPTSVAIGFLLAAPTVNPIVIWATWIAFRDQPEIVVLRVVFSLLIATIIGFVFSFQKDLTPVVHPTIARYLKFNPPSELQPKRRPKRSQIQQESGIPALLQSGTYLLGVGQAGQTMRLESTNIDTTTPSSSKPLGAKLRLALENTVQELRELGAILVIGSAIAATIQVVAPRELILSLGAGPISSITAMLVLAAVVSICSTVDSFFALSFASTFTSGSLLAFLIFGPMIDLKGVGLMLTIFKPRAIFYLFALAALLTFLFTLIVNLYFL from the coding sequence ATGAATAAACTTAACAATGGTTTTACTCTATTTTTGAGTCTGCTGGTCGAGGCGATGCCTTTTGTGCTGCTGGGGGTATTGTTCTCCAGTTTGCTGCTGTTTTTTGTAGATGAGCGCAAATTGGTAGAAAAAATGCCTAAAAACCCGTTACTGGGTGCTTTAGTAGGCAGTATGGTGGGATTTTTGTTTCCTGTGTGCGAGTGTGGTAACGTGCCAGTTGCACGGCGATTGTTGATGCAAAAAGTACCTACATCGGTAGCAATTGGCTTTTTGCTAGCAGCACCAACAGTTAATCCCATCGTCATTTGGGCGACTTGGATAGCATTTCGCGATCAGCCAGAAATAGTAGTATTAAGAGTAGTATTTTCCCTCTTAATCGCGACTATTATTGGCTTTGTCTTTAGTTTTCAAAAAGATTTAACTCCTGTAGTTCACCCAACGATCGCTCGTTATTTGAAATTTAACCCACCCTCAGAGCTACAACCAAAGCGCCGCCCGAAACGTTCCCAAATCCAACAGGAATCAGGTATACCTGCTTTATTGCAGTCAGGAACCTATTTACTGGGAGTAGGACAAGCAGGACAAACTATGCGCTTGGAATCTACTAATATCGACACTACGACACCCAGTTCCAGTAAACCCTTAGGAGCTAAATTACGGTTAGCACTCGAAAATACTGTGCAAGAACTACGAGAATTAGGGGCAATACTGGTAATTGGCAGTGCGATCGCAGCGACTATTCAAGTTGTAGCTCCCCGCGAGTTGATTCTCAGTTTAGGTGCAGGCCCGATTAGTTCCATCACCGCCATGTTGGTATTAGCAGCAGTGGTGTCAATTTGTTCTACTGTTGATTCTTTTTTTGCTCTGTCTTTTGCCTCAACTTTTACCAGTGGTTCTTTATTAGCATTTTTGATATTTGGACCAATGATTGACCTCAAAGGTGTTGGTTTAATGTTAACAATATTTAAACCCAGGGCTATATTTTACTTATTTGCTTTAGCGGCGTTATTGACTTTCTTGTTCACCCTTATAGTTAACTTGTACTTTCTCTAA